One stretch of Arachis hypogaea cultivar Tifrunner chromosome 20, arahy.Tifrunner.gnm2.J5K5, whole genome shotgun sequence DNA includes these proteins:
- the LOC112735025 gene encoding cold-regulated 413 inner membrane protein 1, chloroplastic-like: MLSSSAVSLSSSATTFSLYNTKRIVSTAGSRASCLPISSSPPLSLSSSLSLSHAFNPLSLRSLIAQRDERIAKSRSRVRGVNVVCSAVPLTFRDLRWISTVSSVVLILARGTPVHKSFLVPLFALQAPAAVIAWIKGTYGVWLAFVALLVRLFFYIPGELELPFLALLLVILSPYEVMRFRDTKEGAIISLLIAVYLAYQHFSRTSLQKSLDQGSIVATIAVVCITIASLLLLI, translated from the exons ATGTTGTCTTCTTCAGCAGTTTCTCTCTCTTCATCTGCAACAACTTTCTCTCTCTACAATACCAAAAGGATCGTGAGCACTGCTGGCAGCAGGGCTTCATGCCTCCCTATATCTTCTTCTCCTCCACTCTCTCTCTCATCGTCGCTCTCCCTCTCCCATGCCTTCAATCCCCTCAG CTTAAGGTCTTTGATCGCTCAACGTGATGAAAGGATCGCCAAGTCGAGGAGCAGAGTCCGAGGTGTTAATGTTGTTTGCTCTGCCGTTCCTCTCACCTTTCGCGATTTGCGGTGGATCTCCACCGTTTCTTCTGT GGTTTTGATACTGGCAAGGGGCACCCCTGTGCATAAATCATTCCTTGTTCCATTGTTTGCTTTGCAAGCACCTGCTGCTGTCATTGCCTGGATCAA AGGTACATATGGTGTGTGGTTGGCATTTGTAGCACTTCTGGTTCGACTCTTCTTCTATATTCCTG gtgAACTTGAGTTGCCATTTCTAGCACTTCTCTTGGTCATCCTTTCCCCTTATGAGGTCATGAGATTTAG GGACACAAAAGAAGGTGCTATCATTTCATTATTGATTGCAGTGTATTTGGCTTACCAGCATTTCTCAAGAACAAGTTTACAGAAATCACTTGATCAAGGTTCAATTGTTGCCACCATAGCTGTTGTTTGTATCACTATTGCATCTTTGTTGCTTCTGATCTGA
- the LOC112735024 gene encoding uncharacterized protein, giving the protein MGTRSLHLALFSICLIFSSGLRISYGLGTQLDDVPIVNPTTPGTENPNPSTNPTYQAPDTTGQNPPTPNTNPTTPTTNTNPTTPTTTPTSSSGGQWCVAKQGASDTTLQVALDYACGYGGADCSAIQPGASCYEPNTVRDHASYAFNQYFQKNPVSTSCDFGGTATLSNNDPSTGNCHWASPTSTSTSTPPPPTDVIPPPATYESPPSPATTMTPTPPDMTMPGGSSVYGSEPTESPNAATTAFSSLLLLVACSLLVPLQLANFI; this is encoded by the exons ATGGGAACTAGAAGTTTGCACCTGGCATTATTCTCCATCTGCCTTATATTCAGCTCAG GTTTAAGAATATCCTATGGTTTAGGTACACAACTGGATGATGTTCCTATAGTCAATCCTACAACTCCAGGGACAGAAAATCCAAATCCTTCGACAAACCCAACATATCAAGCACCAGACACCACAGGGCAAAACCCCCCAACCCCAAACACAAATCCTACAACCCCAACCACAAACACAAATCCTACAACCCCAACTACCACTCCTACGTCATCATCAGGTGGGCAATGGTGTGTTGCTAAACAAGGGGCCTCAGACACTACTCTACAGGTTGCCCTTGACTACGCTTGTGGTTATGGAGGTGCAGACTGCTCAGCAATTCAACCAGGAGCTTCCTGTTATGAACCAAACACTGTCCGTGACCATGCTTCTTATGCTTTCAATCAATATTTCCAGAAGAATCCTGTATCTACCAGCTGTGACTTTGGAGGAACAGCAACATTATCAAACAATGATCCAA GTACTGGGAACTGCCACTGGGCATCACCCACTTCAACAAG CACAAGCACGCCACCACCACCAACGGATGTCATCCCGCCACCAGCAACATATGAAAGTCCACCAAGTCCAGCAACTACTATGACCCCAACTCCACCAGATATGACAATGCCAGGTGGATCATCAGTCTATGGTTCAGAACCAACAGAAAGCCCCAATGCAGCCACAACTGCCTTTTCTTCCTTGCTGCTGTTGGTCGCATGCAGTCTCCTTGTACCACTTCAATTAGCAAATTTTATTTAG
- the LOC112735026 gene encoding carboxyl-terminal-processing peptidase 1, chloroplastic-like has product MSSCCVFLKLPTPSSRPSSSSSSSSSSSSSSSSSLSRPQLPIPTANPRILCCSSNWVQSTLIGAISGALSFGLFFSLPFPLPSSSAATSALLEPPPRSLQTCRDDVVETRQEELLPEVVTNEGLVQEAWQIVNDSFLDAGRHRWSQDAWQLKREDLLSNSIQTRSKAHQIIKRMLASLGDPYTRFLSPEEFSKMARYDMTGIGINLREIPDENGEPRLKVLGIILDGPAYSAGVRQGDEVLAVNNMELKGKSAFEASSILQGPNGTSVTIQVRHGNCGPVELVEVQRQLVARTPVFYRLEQMDGGATPVGYIRLKEFNALARKDLVIAMKRLQGMGASYFILDLRDNLGGLVQAGIEIAKLFLSEGDTVIYTVGRDPQFQEVIVTDTSPLVQAPVIVLVNDRTASASEIVASALHDNCKAVLVGKRTFGKGLIQSVFELQDGSGVVITVGKYVTPNHMDINGNGIEPDFQKLPAWDDVNRHLSQCSIHHQG; this is encoded by the exons ATGAGTTCCTGTTGTGTTTTCCTGAAACTCCCAACTCCCTCTTCaagaccttcttcttcttcttcttcttcttcttcttcttcttcttcttcttcttcttctctatcaAGGCCTCAACTTCCGATCCCAACCGCAAATCCAAGAATCCTTTGCTGCAGCAGTAACTGGGTCCAGAGCACACTCATTGGAGCTATCTCTGGTGCCCTATCCTTTGGCTTGTTCTTCTCCTTGCCttttcctcttccttcttcttctgccgCCACTTCTGCACTTCTTGAACCTCCACCACGTTCCCTTCAAACATGCCGTGATGATGTTGTTGAGACACGACAAGAGGAGCTGCTTCCTGAGGTTGTCACCAATGAAGGGCTTGTTCAAGAAGCTTGGCAGATTGTCAATGACAGCTTTCTTGATGCTGGTCGCCACCGTTGGTCGCAGGATGCTTGGCAG CTGAAAAGGGAGGATCTGTTGAGTAATTCCATTCAGACAAGATCAAAGGCACACCAGATAATCAAGCGAATGCTTGCCAGCTTGGGTGATCCTTATACGCGGTTTCTTTCCCCTGAGGAG TTCTCCAAGATGGCGAGGTATGACATGACTGGTATTGGAATAAACCTTAGGGAAATTCCTGATGAAAATGGAGAACCCAGACTGAAAGTGCTTGGAATCATATTGGATGGCCCTGCTTATTCTGCTGGTGTAAGACAG GGGGATGAAGTATTGGCTGTCAACAACATGGAGTTAAAGGGAAAATCAGCATTTGAAGCATCGTCCATATTGCAAGGTCCTAATGGCACTTCTGTCACTATTCAG GTAAGGCATGGCAACTGTGGTCCTGTTGAATTAGTAGAAGTCCAGCGGCAACTTGTTGCTCGAACACCAGTCTTTTATCGGCTGGAACAAATGGATGGTGGTGCTACTCCTGTTGGGTACATACGCCTCAAAGAGTTCAATGCATTGGCCAGAAAAGATTTAGTTATTG CAATGAAGCGACTTCAAGGCATGGGTGCATCATATTTCATATTGGACCTTAGAGACAATCTTGGTGGGCTAGTACAG GCTGGAATTGAAATTGCAAAGCTTTTCCTCAGCGAAGGAGACACG GTCATCTACACCGTCGGGAGAGATCCACAGTTCCAAGAAGTTATTGTTACAGATACTTCTCCTTTGGTTCAAGCTCCTGTTATT GTTTTAGTAAATGACAGAACTGCTAGTGCGAGTGAAATA GTTGCTTCTGCACTTCATGATAATTGTAAAGCTGTTCTTGTTGGAAAACGCACGTTTGGCAAG GGCTTAATCCAGTCTGTATTTGAGCTTCAAGATGGATCTGGTGTGGTTATCACTGTTGGTAAATATGTAACACCGAATCACATGGACATAAATGGCAATGGCATAGAGCCTGACTTCCAGAAACTTCCAG CTTGGGATGACGTCAACCGACATCTTTCGCAATGTAGTATTCATCACCAAGGATAA